GTGCACATCTTGGTGAGTTCGTAGACCACCTCGAAGCCGTGGTTGACGGACTGGGCCAGCAGCTGGGCGAAGAGCTGGTTGTTGAAGATCTTCAGGCTGCATCCGCTGGGGATCTTGCAGACGGTGGTGGCGTGGAAGCCGTGCTGGAAGTTGCAGTTGCGGCTCTGCACGAAGATGCTGCTGTCACTCAGGCACTCGGCGTACACCTCCCCGCCCACGTAGTACAGGTGCAGGCCTGGAAGGCAGGAGGTCACGTCAGGGGCGGGAGACCGGGACCGGCTGAGGACGGGACACACCTTTGCCGATGTGGCGGCGCGTGTGCTCGATGGTGGAGTTGCGGTTGACGTTGGACAGCAGGCCCAGGCAGAAGCGGTTCTTGTTGTTGGACGGGTCTGTGAAGCCGTCCACCAGCATGCTGCGGGACGAGGCGTGGAAGGTCTCCCCCACCCGGTTGTTGAGCTCGTAGTACGCGATGGAGCACCAGTACTCGGGCTCCTCGTAGCACACCGGACGCAAATCTGCACGGCGAGTAAGTCAGGACACGGGACACCGGGAGCGGACTTGGCGGGAACTCACCTCTGTGCGGGGCGGAGAAGGTCAGTTTGGGGGTCTCTGGCTTCACGTCCTCCTGGGGGCTGGTCTCCATCATGCTGTACGGAGGAGGCGGAGTCTCTGCTGGACCAGACCACAACCTTTGCAGGGATGCCAACTAAAACCCGCCTTTCCTTCCCGTACCTGCGATGTGGTAGGGACTGCCGGGCTCGGCGGAGCTGGCGGGGGAGTCGGGGTAGCTCTGCGAGGACGGGGACGAGGACGAGGAGAAGGGCAGCGGCGGGAAGGAGTCTGGGTAGGTGGCGTTCTGCGGCATCAAGGGCTCGTTGTGCAGGGAGGCGTTGCGGAACTTGGCCAGGAGACTGTGCTGGGGGTTGAACTCACTG
This Entelurus aequoreus isolate RoL-2023_Sb linkage group LG05, RoL_Eaeq_v1.1, whole genome shotgun sequence DNA region includes the following protein-coding sequences:
- the LOC133650137 gene encoding mothers against decapentaplegic homolog 9-like isoform X2, whose product is MNPSASITSLFSFTSPAVKRLLGWKQGDEEEKWAEKAVDSLVKKLKKKKGAMEELERALSCPGQPSKCVTIPRSLDGRLQVSHRKGLPHVIYCRVWRWPDLQSHHELKALDCCEFPFGSKQKDICVNPYHYRRVETPVLPPVLVPRHSEFNPQHSLLAKFRNASLHNEPLMPQNATYPDSFPPLPFSSSSSPSSQSYPDSPASSAEPGSPYHIAETPPPPYSMMETSPQEDVKPETPKLTFSAPHRDLRPVCYEEPEYWCSIAYYELNNRVGETFHASSRSMLVDGFTDPSNNKNRFCLGLLSNVNRNSTIEHTRRHIGKGLHLYYVGGEVYAECLSDSSIFVQSRNCNFQHGFHATTVCKIPSGCSLKIFNNQLFAQLLAQSVNHGFEVVYELTKMCTIRMSFVKGWGAEYHRQDVTSTPCWIEVHLHGPLQWLDKVLTQMGSPHNPISSVS
- the LOC133650137 gene encoding mothers against decapentaplegic homolog 9-like isoform X1, which translates into the protein MNPSASITSLFSFTSPAVKRLLGWKQGDEEEKWAEKAVDSLVKKLKKKKGAMEELERALSCPGQPSKCVTIPRSLDGRLQVSHRKGLPHVIYCRVWRWPDLQSHHELKALDCCEFPFGSKQKDICVNPYHYRRVETPVLPPVLVPRHSEFNPQHSLLAKFRNASLHNEPLMPQNATYPDSFPPLPFSSSSSPSSQSYPDSPASSAEPGSPYHIAAETPPPPYSMMETSPQEDVKPETPKLTFSAPHRDLRPVCYEEPEYWCSIAYYELNNRVGETFHASSRSMLVDGFTDPSNNKNRFCLGLLSNVNRNSTIEHTRRHIGKGLHLYYVGGEVYAECLSDSSIFVQSRNCNFQHGFHATTVCKIPSGCSLKIFNNQLFAQLLAQSVNHGFEVVYELTKMCTIRMSFVKGWGAEYHRQDVTSTPCWIEVHLHGPLQWLDKVLTQMGSPHNPISSVS
- the LOC133650137 gene encoding mothers against decapentaplegic homolog 9-like isoform X3; the protein is MEELERALSCPGQPSKCVTIPRSLDGRLQVSHRKGLPHVIYCRVWRWPDLQSHHELKALDCCEFPFGSKQKDICVNPYHYRRVETPVLPPVLVPRHSEFNPQHSLLAKFRNASLHNEPLMPQNATYPDSFPPLPFSSSSSPSSQSYPDSPASSAEPGSPYHIAAETPPPPYSMMETSPQEDVKPETPKLTFSAPHRDLRPVCYEEPEYWCSIAYYELNNRVGETFHASSRSMLVDGFTDPSNNKNRFCLGLLSNVNRNSTIEHTRRHIGKGLHLYYVGGEVYAECLSDSSIFVQSRNCNFQHGFHATTVCKIPSGCSLKIFNNQLFAQLLAQSVNHGFEVVYELTKMCTIRMSFVKGWGAEYHRQDVTSTPCWIEVHLHGPLQWLDKVLTQMGSPHNPISSVS